One genomic region from Armatimonadota bacterium encodes:
- a CDS encoding OmpH family outer membrane protein: protein MIKQAAAVLIACAMVASPAAPAALAQERAPRLGVVDMSKVFDGYKQFQESEKTYQEFMRARQAEFVERASLRLLGEDELKEYQNLKAVIAPSDEQKQRMEQLKETARTRDMELKGLQVVSNPTEENKRRMTELQELARKSDDELSQLQKRMEEEISQRNKELSDNLNHQIETALAAVAKDKQIDVVLTKEVVLYGGRDLTPDLLTKLNATAAPSQ from the coding sequence AGCAAGCGGCGGCGGTCCTGATCGCCTGCGCTATGGTCGCGTCGCCGGCCGCCCCGGCGGCGCTGGCGCAGGAACGCGCGCCCCGTCTGGGCGTGGTTGACATGAGCAAGGTGTTTGACGGGTACAAGCAGTTCCAGGAATCGGAGAAGACCTACCAGGAGTTCATGCGCGCGCGCCAGGCCGAATTCGTCGAGCGCGCGAGCCTGCGCCTGCTGGGCGAGGACGAGCTCAAGGAATACCAGAACTTGAAGGCGGTGATCGCCCCCAGCGACGAGCAGAAGCAGCGCATGGAGCAACTCAAGGAGACGGCGCGGACGCGCGACATGGAGCTCAAGGGCCTGCAGGTCGTGTCCAACCCGACCGAGGAGAACAAGCGGCGCATGACCGAGCTCCAGGAGCTGGCGCGCAAGAGCGACGACGAACTCTCACAGCTCCAGAAGCGCATGGAGGAAGAAATCAGCCAGCGCAACAAGGAGCTCTCAGACAACCTCAATCACCAGATCGAGACGGCCCTGGCGGCGGTGGCGAAGGACAAGCAGATTGACGTGGTGCTGACCAAGGAGGTCGTGCTCTACGGCGGTCGCGACCTGACTCCGGACCTGCTGACCAAGCTCAACGCGACGGCGGCTCCGAGCCAGTAG
- a CDS encoding enolase C-terminal domain-like protein, with protein MKTDVRIVEIEPRVEQEAFRTPLVSGAGIVRTHTRLTVRARVENGLGHTADGYGCTLLGYMWAYPSDTLAPEERDAAMRDVATAFCRKAAACRVQAHPIELFLELKPELPVIAAEVSRRHSAPCHMPTLATLVCSSAVDAAVHDAFGRVNDICAYDGCGREFMARDLGAYLGPSFDGCYPADYLRREYVPELPVFHLVGAADKLTHADLGAEDPRDGLPNCLQDWIERDGVFCFKVELRGRDLDWDLERLQQVAATASRGASDYSLSADANEMCEGPGYCVELLQRLQVDCPDAFARLLYLEQPTERDLTARHFDMHELAAIKPVIVDESVTGPEELELAHRLGWSGVTLKTCKGHSACLLYIAQAAQARMLYTVQDLANPGLALVHSAGLAARSFPLRGVEYSARQLVPWAAPAVQRAHQALFRVRGGRIQTESLSPVGLGYADAALGAPA; from the coding sequence GTGAAGACCGACGTGCGCATCGTGGAGATCGAGCCCCGCGTCGAGCAGGAGGCGTTCCGCACGCCGCTGGTGTCCGGTGCCGGGATCGTGCGCACACACACCCGCTTGACCGTGCGCGCGCGGGTGGAGAACGGCCTCGGGCATACCGCTGACGGATACGGCTGCACGCTGCTCGGCTACATGTGGGCCTACCCCAGTGACACCCTCGCCCCCGAAGAGCGCGACGCGGCGATGCGCGACGTGGCAACCGCGTTCTGCCGGAAGGCGGCGGCCTGCCGGGTGCAGGCTCATCCCATCGAGCTGTTCCTGGAGTTGAAGCCGGAGCTGCCGGTGATCGCGGCGGAGGTGAGTCGGCGCCACTCGGCGCCTTGCCACATGCCGACGCTGGCGACGCTGGTGTGCTCCTCGGCGGTGGACGCGGCGGTGCACGACGCCTTTGGCCGCGTCAACGATATCTGCGCCTACGACGGCTGCGGGCGCGAGTTCATGGCGCGCGACCTGGGCGCCTATCTGGGTCCGTCCTTTGATGGGTGCTATCCTGCGGACTACCTGCGCCGCGAGTACGTGCCCGAGCTGCCGGTCTTTCACCTGGTGGGGGCCGCCGACAAGCTCACTCACGCCGACCTGGGAGCGGAGGATCCCCGGGACGGCCTGCCCAACTGCCTGCAGGATTGGATCGAGCGCGACGGCGTCTTCTGCTTCAAGGTCGAGCTGCGCGGGCGCGACCTGGACTGGGACCTCGAGCGCCTGCAGCAGGTCGCGGCGACCGCGTCGCGCGGCGCCAGCGACTACAGCCTCAGCGCCGACGCCAACGAGATGTGCGAGGGTCCGGGCTACTGCGTCGAGCTGCTGCAACGACTGCAGGTGGATTGCCCTGACGCCTTCGCGCGCTTGCTCTATCTCGAGCAGCCCACGGAGCGCGACCTCACCGCCCGCCACTTCGACATGCACGAGCTGGCGGCGATCAAGCCGGTGATCGTGGACGAAAGCGTCACCGGCCCGGAGGAGTTGGAGCTGGCGCACCGGCTGGGGTGGTCGGGGGTCACGCTCAAGACCTGCAAGGGGCATTCGGCCTGCCTGCTCTACATCGCCCAGGCGGCGCAGGCGCGGATGCTCTACACGGTGCAGGACCTCGCCAATCCGGGGCTGGCGCTGGTGCACTCGGCGGGGCTGGCGGCGCGCAGCTTCCCGCTGCGGGGGGTGGAATACAGCGCGCGGCAGCTCGTCCCGTGGGCGGCGCCGGCGGTGCAGCGCGCGCACCAGGCGCTCTTTCGCGTGCGCGGCGGCCGCATCCAGACCGAAAGCCTATCCCCGGTCGGGCTGGGCTACGCCGATGCCGCGCTCGGTGCGCCCGCATGA
- the lpxD gene encoding UDP-3-O-(3-hydroxymyristoyl)glucosamine N-acyltransferase, producing the protein MPALTLEQLAQKLGGEAVGPGELVIAGVSSYESAGGSDLAFVDSPRLLPLAERSRAAALIVPREIVSAAKPIIRADNPRLAFAQALDLFSPRRRPLPGVHPTTVMGADVEMAEGVYVGPYVVLGSGVRLGRGVELHALTFIGDNVEVGADTVLYPRVSVYHDVRIGARCIIHSGCVIGGDGFGFVQGACGERVKMPQVGTVLIEDEVEIGANCAIDRATTDATTIGRGTKIDNLVQIGHNVNIGRNCIIVAQVGLSGSVQVGDGAVLAGQAGVADHVTIGAGAKLCAQTGATGDVPADTVVSGFPARPHKERLKIEASLRKLPDALAELRALRRRVQELEERLQRGDAPDSG; encoded by the coding sequence GTGCCCGCACTGACTCTGGAGCAGCTGGCGCAGAAGCTGGGGGGCGAGGCGGTGGGCCCCGGCGAGCTGGTGATAGCGGGCGTGTCGAGCTACGAGAGCGCGGGCGGTTCCGACCTGGCCTTCGTGGACAGCCCGCGCCTGCTGCCGCTGGCCGAGCGCAGCCGTGCGGCTGCGCTCATCGTCCCGCGCGAGATCGTCTCCGCCGCCAAGCCCATCATCCGCGCTGACAACCCGCGCCTGGCGTTCGCCCAGGCGCTGGATCTGTTCTCCCCCCGGCGGCGGCCGCTCCCAGGGGTGCACCCGACGACGGTGATGGGCGCCGACGTTGAGATGGCGGAGGGAGTCTACGTCGGTCCCTACGTCGTGCTTGGCAGCGGCGTTCGGCTGGGACGCGGGGTTGAGCTGCACGCCCTGACCTTCATCGGCGACAACGTTGAGGTAGGCGCGGACACGGTGCTCTACCCCCGGGTTAGCGTCTATCACGACGTGCGCATCGGGGCGCGCTGCATCATCCACTCCGGCTGTGTCATCGGCGGCGACGGTTTCGGCTTCGTGCAGGGCGCCTGCGGGGAGCGCGTCAAGATGCCGCAGGTGGGAACGGTGCTCATCGAGGACGAAGTCGAGATCGGGGCCAATTGCGCTATTGACCGGGCCACCACCGATGCGACTACTATCGGCCGCGGCACCAAGATAGACAACCTGGTGCAGATCGGCCACAACGTCAATATCGGGCGCAACTGCATCATCGTCGCCCAGGTCGGCCTCTCCGGCAGCGTCCAGGTCGGGGACGGGGCGGTGCTCGCGGGCCAGGCTGGCGTGGCCGACCACGTCACCATCGGCGCCGGCGCGAAGCTGTGCGCGCAGACGGGCGCCACCGGCGACGTGCCGGCGGACACGGTGGTGTCCGGCTTTCCCGCGCGGCCGCACAAGGAGCGGCTCAAGATCGAGGCGAGCCTGCGCAAGCTGCCCGACGCGCTGGCGGAGCTGCGCGCTTTGCGCCGACGGGTGCAGGAACTGGAGGAGCGCCTGCAACGAGGCGACGCGCCCGACAGCGGCTGA
- a CDS encoding permease yields MSRDILMATAVMAVIAGALYGVAAWRSPTVLRPAAIGGVRGFVGILPLLALSFAIAGLAQAWVPRELIGRWLGAKAGLRGIWFGCLFGAITPGGPYVSFPIVAAIYKAGAGIGTVVAFVTAWSLWAVARLPMEVALIGPEITLKRIASTLIFPPLAGLLAHFLFE; encoded by the coding sequence ATGAGCCGGGATATCCTGATGGCGACCGCCGTCATGGCGGTCATCGCTGGAGCGCTCTACGGGGTAGCCGCCTGGCGCAGCCCGACCGTGCTGCGGCCGGCCGCGATAGGCGGGGTGCGCGGGTTCGTCGGCATTCTGCCGCTGCTGGCGCTGTCGTTTGCGATCGCGGGGCTGGCGCAGGCATGGGTGCCGCGGGAGCTCATCGGGCGCTGGCTGGGAGCCAAAGCGGGCCTACGGGGCATCTGGTTCGGCTGCCTGTTCGGGGCCATCACCCCGGGCGGGCCCTATGTCAGCTTCCCCATCGTCGCCGCTATCTACAAGGCCGGGGCGGGCATCGGCACCGTCGTCGCGTTCGTCACCGCGTGGTCGCTGTGGGCGGTGGCGCGGCTGCCGATGGAGGTCGCCCTCATCGGCCCCGAGATCACCCTCAAACGCATCGCCAGCACCCTTATCTTCCCGCCCCTGGCCGGGCTGCTGGCGCACTTCCTGTTCGAGTAG
- the lptC gene encoding LPS export ABC transporter periplasmic protein LptC, with product MRLTFWAAVTALAVAAVGGMWLTSRRISPRELAPLVAPDLQVKFEHVTVRGRAGDDRWWELEAESVELTKDQRLTRLDGLRHASLYYRKQRQLTARAAWARLQSPAGDLELGGGVEVASPAGLVLRAELLRWQARPERLDSAGPVTITMGDTTVTAPRASYSARTQQIVCDGGVQIAQGRDRLRADRLTADLVAETLELAGGVRMRARVEEGRELAEGAGLLGAMPKLLEKAPREGR from the coding sequence ATGCGCCTTACATTCTGGGCAGCGGTCACCGCCCTGGCCGTGGCCGCGGTGGGCGGCATGTGGCTGACCTCGCGTCGCATCTCCCCACGCGAGCTGGCGCCCCTCGTCGCCCCCGACCTCCAGGTCAAGTTCGAGCACGTCACCGTGCGCGGCCGCGCGGGAGACGACCGCTGGTGGGAGCTGGAGGCGGAGAGCGTGGAGCTCACCAAAGACCAGCGTCTGACCCGGCTCGATGGTCTGCGCCACGCGAGCCTCTACTACCGGAAGCAGCGGCAGCTCACGGCGCGCGCGGCGTGGGCCCGGCTGCAGTCCCCGGCGGGTGACCTCGAGTTGGGCGGCGGCGTCGAGGTGGCCTCGCCCGCCGGGCTGGTGCTGCGCGCGGAGCTGCTGCGCTGGCAGGCGCGACCGGAGCGCCTCGATTCCGCCGGGCCGGTAACGATCACCATGGGCGACACGACGGTCACGGCGCCGCGGGCCTCCTACTCGGCGCGCACCCAGCAGATAGTATGCGACGGCGGCGTGCAGATCGCGCAGGGTCGCGACCGCCTGCGCGCAGATCGCCTCACCGCGGACCTGGTCGCGGAGACGTTGGAGCTCGCGGGCGGGGTGCGCATGCGAGCGCGAGTTGAAGAGGGTCGGGAGCTGGCGGAGGGCGCGGGGCTGCTGGGGGCGATGCCGAAGCTGCTGGAGAAGGCGCCAAGGGAGGGACGCTAG
- a CDS encoding site-2 protease family protein has protein sequence MHGSIRLGTIAGISIDLHFTWFIIFAVVALVITAGLPGIAPGIPPGLQWGLGIGVALVFFASLVLHELAHSLVAKRLGIGISGITLFIFGGVSRMTSEPKSAGDELKMAIVGPATSALLGVVFLALWVAAVAAGAAPAVRFGLHWLGLMNLFLAGFNLLPGFPLDGGRVLRAIIWSATGDLRHATYIASTAGQGVAYSLMAAGILALFGRIPRIPAANGWLLLVVGWFLLDAARSSYQQQVLRSALSGVRVRDMMTPEVVTVPPDVSLQQAVDEYFLRLNHAAFPVTEGPHLAGMLSLAHVRQVPREQWGHTRVADVVERLDQSHFVRPGDDAWEALAAMAGADRGRLLVVEGTELVGIISRTNIMRFLRTKIELGV, from the coding sequence ATGCACGGCTCCATCCGTTTGGGCACCATCGCCGGGATCTCCATTGACCTGCACTTCACGTGGTTCATCATCTTCGCCGTGGTGGCGCTGGTGATTACCGCGGGTCTACCCGGGATCGCGCCCGGCATCCCGCCGGGCCTGCAGTGGGGGCTGGGGATCGGCGTTGCGCTCGTGTTCTTCGCCTCGCTGGTATTGCACGAACTCGCGCATTCGCTGGTTGCGAAGCGCCTGGGGATCGGCATCTCCGGCATCACCCTCTTCATCTTCGGCGGGGTCTCGCGCATGACGTCGGAGCCGAAGTCCGCCGGCGACGAGCTGAAGATGGCGATCGTCGGCCCCGCCACCAGCGCCCTGCTCGGCGTGGTCTTCCTCGCCCTGTGGGTGGCGGCCGTCGCCGCCGGCGCCGCGCCCGCGGTTCGGTTCGGCCTGCATTGGCTGGGCCTGATGAACCTCTTCCTCGCCGGATTCAACCTGCTGCCGGGGTTCCCCCTCGACGGCGGGCGGGTGCTGCGCGCGATTATCTGGTCCGCGACCGGCGACCTCCGCCATGCGACCTACATCGCATCCACGGCGGGGCAAGGCGTGGCCTATTCGCTCATGGCGGCGGGCATCCTGGCGTTGTTCGGGCGCATTCCACGCATTCCAGCGGCCAACGGCTGGCTGCTGCTCGTGGTCGGCTGGTTCCTGCTGGACGCGGCGCGCTCCAGCTATCAGCAGCAGGTGCTGCGGAGCGCGCTGTCGGGGGTGCGGGTGCGCGACATGATGACGCCCGAGGTGGTGACCGTGCCCCCGGATGTCAGCCTGCAGCAAGCGGTGGATGAGTATTTCCTGCGCCTCAACCACGCGGCGTTCCCGGTGACCGAGGGGCCTCACCTGGCGGGCATGTTGTCGCTGGCGCACGTGCGTCAGGTTCCACGTGAGCAGTGGGGGCACACGCGCGTCGCCGACGTCGTGGAGCGGCTCGATCAGTCGCATTTCGTGCGCCCCGGCGACGACGCGTGGGAGGCGCTGGCGGCCATGGCCGGCGCCGATCGCGGGCGGCTGCTGGTGGTGGAGGGGACGGAGCTGGTCGGCATCATCAGCCGCACCAACATCATGCGCTTCCTGCGCACCAAGATCGAGCTTGGGGTGTAA
- a CDS encoding LptA/OstA family protein, producing the protein MRAWSWAAAGVLLAVIAASCLDRGPSHRADARPQAAAATTTAEPAPGGGTAAAAPKPEPANNTTHEVVLEHADRVRYDHPTKQYELTGAVVVRHEDGVLRAQTMRLNRETKKGDASGDLSFTNGRTVVTAQRLEIDFDAREVVFKGEVRLVTQKRPEPKSGAEKPAAAPAAKAPDEQEQPFREYWSDHTEIRCPELVYNYRDDRALARGGVAARQKDRTGRADEAVYTDQDELLVLTGKVEMKDERGQTFRADKITVSVKEDWLEAEGGVASRLLVEQEKSPPPAAEPAPPTQEQPAETTYGP; encoded by the coding sequence GTGCGCGCGTGGTCATGGGCGGCGGCCGGGGTGCTGTTGGCGGTGATCGCCGCCAGTTGCCTCGATCGCGGGCCATCACACCGGGCCGATGCTCGACCGCAGGCGGCGGCCGCCACGACCACCGCCGAGCCTGCCCCCGGGGGCGGGACGGCCGCGGCTGCGCCCAAGCCGGAGCCCGCGAACAACACCACCCACGAGGTAGTGCTGGAGCATGCCGACCGCGTGCGCTACGACCACCCTACCAAGCAGTACGAACTGACGGGGGCGGTGGTCGTGCGCCACGAGGACGGCGTGCTGCGGGCGCAGACCATGCGCCTCAACCGCGAGACGAAAAAGGGCGACGCCAGCGGCGACCTGTCCTTCACCAATGGCCGGACCGTGGTGACCGCGCAGCGGCTGGAGATAGACTTCGATGCGCGCGAGGTCGTGTTCAAGGGCGAGGTGCGCCTGGTGACGCAGAAGCGGCCCGAGCCTAAGTCGGGGGCGGAAAAGCCGGCGGCGGCGCCCGCGGCGAAGGCCCCCGACGAACAGGAGCAGCCCTTCCGCGAGTACTGGAGCGACCACACCGAGATCAGGTGCCCGGAGCTGGTTTACAATTACCGCGACGACCGGGCGCTGGCGCGCGGAGGGGTTGCCGCGCGGCAGAAGGACCGCACCGGCCGCGCGGACGAAGCGGTGTACACCGACCAGGATGAGCTGCTGGTGCTGACCGGCAAGGTCGAAATGAAGGACGAGCGCGGCCAGACCTTCCGCGCCGACAAGATCACCGTGTCGGTGAAAGAAGACTGGCTGGAGGCGGAGGGCGGAGTGGCCAGCCGCCTGCTGGTGGAGCAGGAGAAAAGCCCGCCGCCGGCCGCTGAGCCCGCCCCCCCCACGCAGGAGCAGCCGGCGGAGACTACGTACGGTCCGTAG
- a CDS encoding methyltransferase domain-containing protein, translating to MTDRVNMRQAWNRISPGYQADYEIPTDFAHYGPHCPNEDQLKLVGEVRGRRVLEIGCGGGQCAIAFAKRGAVATGIDISDAQIEFARELARREGVAATFLRGNIEDLPAIPEGSQDVVFSAYALNYVRRIGRCLAEVARVLRPGGLLVFSCCHPFWLCLAEDEMTVTSSYHDRAPDEWEWERGDEPLGARVREYRHTVGDWFRRLRAAGLEVVDIIEPEPVESGSGQDWGGHYAPQRQRIVPATIIWKAHKPEEARP from the coding sequence ATGACTGACCGCGTCAATATGCGCCAGGCGTGGAACCGCATCTCGCCGGGCTATCAGGCGGACTACGAGATCCCCACCGATTTCGCGCACTACGGCCCGCACTGCCCGAACGAAGATCAGCTCAAGCTGGTCGGCGAGGTGCGCGGTCGGCGGGTGCTGGAGATCGGCTGCGGCGGCGGCCAGTGCGCCATCGCCTTCGCCAAGCGCGGGGCGGTCGCGACCGGGATTGACATCTCCGACGCGCAGATCGAGTTCGCCCGCGAGTTGGCGCGGCGCGAGGGCGTCGCGGCGACATTCCTGCGCGGCAACATCGAGGACCTGCCGGCTATCCCGGAGGGCAGTCAGGACGTGGTCTTCTCGGCCTACGCACTGAACTATGTGCGCCGCATCGGGCGCTGCCTGGCGGAGGTCGCGCGGGTGCTGCGGCCGGGCGGGCTGCTGGTATTCAGTTGCTGCCATCCGTTCTGGCTGTGCCTGGCCGAGGACGAGATGACGGTCACCAGCAGCTACCACGACCGCGCCCCCGACGAGTGGGAGTGGGAGCGCGGCGACGAGCCGCTGGGCGCGCGGGTGCGCGAGTACCGCCATACCGTCGGCGACTGGTTCCGGCGGCTGCGCGCCGCCGGGCTGGAGGTGGTGGACATCATCGAGCCGGAGCCGGTGGAGTCCGGCAGCGGCCAGGACTGGGGTGGCCACTACGCCCCGCAGCGCCAGCGCATCGTCCCCGCGACCATCATCTGGAAAGCGCACAAGCCCGAGGAGGCGCGCCCATGA